Proteins co-encoded in one Meiothermus sp. genomic window:
- the scpB gene encoding SMC-Scp complex subunit ScpB, with translation MDTQTLKAQILAVLFAAGRPLALGDLSPLGTEDALLRAIVALEHDLSDGKSGVQLERVAGGWRLVVHPLHLTAVEQVLRPTPPRISKAALEVLALIAYQQPLTRAELEALRGKSVEGVLEGLIERQLVRVVGEKEAVGRPKLYGTTDRFLEMFGLESLADLPPVGEGPILLLRS, from the coding sequence ATGGACACCCAGACCCTTAAAGCCCAGATTCTGGCCGTTTTGTTTGCTGCTGGCAGGCCGCTTGCCCTGGGCGACCTCAGTCCACTGGGCACGGAAGACGCGCTACTGCGGGCCATCGTGGCCCTCGAGCACGACCTGAGCGACGGCAAATCGGGGGTGCAACTCGAGCGGGTGGCGGGCGGCTGGCGGCTGGTGGTGCATCCCCTGCACCTGACGGCGGTCGAGCAGGTGTTGCGCCCCACCCCCCCACGCATTTCCAAGGCGGCCCTGGAGGTACTGGCCCTAATTGCCTATCAACAGCCCCTTACCAGAGCAGAGCTGGAAGCTTTGCGTGGCAAGAGCGTGGAAGGGGTGCTCGAGGGACTGATCGAGCGCCAACTGGTGCGGGTAGTAGGAGAGAAGGAAGCTGTGGGACGGCCCAAGCTATATGGAACCACCGACCGCTTCCTGGAAATGTTCGGCCTGGAAAGCCTAGCCGACCTGCCCCCAGTAGGAGAAGGCCCGATTTTGCTGCTGCGCAGCTAA
- a CDS encoding 2-phosphosulfolactate phosphatase, protein MTLRVDVIPKPPYPQPVLVVDVFYGSVVGALLSSGAREVWVAKSVRAAQILAEGGGLLLGEQEGFPPEGFHAGVSLQILPGLGVKGKTCVLLAPPLAESLEQVPLESTLAYFRNARAVVAYAAEQNIGTVVAATQARLEPSLANTVAAGFIAKRLHQSLGGVGDLQGGGRMAMALLKSFPDPQESLVQSDMGELLYRAGRSEELALSSLVSVEELTPKLKQVKRLEARQYGLTKDRFGFCFQAR, encoded by the coding sequence GTGACGCTTCGGGTTGATGTGATCCCTAAACCCCCGTATCCACAGCCGGTATTGGTCGTGGATGTTTTTTATGGCAGCGTTGTGGGTGCTTTGCTATCTTCTGGAGCCCGGGAAGTATGGGTTGCCAAGAGCGTGCGGGCAGCGCAAATTCTGGCTGAAGGGGGTGGCTTGCTTCTGGGCGAACAGGAGGGCTTTCCACCGGAGGGTTTTCATGCTGGAGTCTCGTTGCAAATCCTCCCAGGGCTTGGCGTGAAAGGAAAAACCTGTGTGCTGCTGGCCCCGCCGCTGGCCGAGTCGCTGGAGCAGGTTCCGCTCGAAAGCACGCTGGCCTACTTCCGCAATGCCAGAGCCGTTGTGGCCTACGCGGCCGAGCAAAACATCGGCACGGTAGTTGCGGCGACGCAGGCCAGGCTCGAGCCCAGCCTGGCCAATACCGTGGCGGCGGGTTTTATTGCCAAACGTTTACATCAATCGTTGGGTGGGGTGGGCGACCTGCAGGGCGGTGGCCGAATGGCCATGGCGCTGCTCAAGTCTTTCCCAGACCCGCAAGAGTCGCTGGTGCAGTCCGATATGGGTGAGCTGCTTTACCGCGCAGGACGTAGCGAGGAACTGGCCTTGTCCAGCCTGGTTAGCGTGGAAGAGCTAACGCCTAAACTAAAGCAGGTTAAGCGGCTCGAGGCCAGGCAGTACGGCCTGACCAAAGATCGGTTCGGATTTTGTTTCCAGGCGAGGTAG
- a CDS encoding WecB/TagA/CpsF family glycosyltransferase, which produces MQRVEILGTPVDLVDLEQTLNWIESQVAHPGSLCAQIVTTNPEAVVRAQTEPALRQALRECELITADGVGIVWAVQLLTGHRLRDRVPGSEILPAAFGRFGSGLRVYFLGAAPGVALRAAQNAQARWGIQVCGVQDGYFTNEEDVVEAIRQAQPDLLVVGMGERQDTFIHRNKARLGAKVAIGVGGMIDVLAGEVKRVPVWAQKLKIEWLVRIALDRRRWGRFPRLLHFVRLVLREKLRHLWPKGTHRGI; this is translated from the coding sequence ATGCAGCGGGTCGAGATTTTGGGGACACCGGTTGATCTCGTCGACCTCGAGCAAACCCTGAACTGGATCGAAAGCCAGGTAGCCCACCCTGGTTCCCTGTGCGCCCAGATCGTCACCACCAACCCCGAGGCTGTAGTGCGGGCCCAGACCGAGCCGGCCCTCAGGCAAGCCCTTCGGGAGTGCGAACTGATCACAGCGGATGGGGTCGGTATCGTTTGGGCGGTGCAGCTTCTAACTGGACACCGCCTTCGTGACCGGGTGCCTGGCTCGGAAATCCTGCCCGCTGCTTTTGGCCGCTTTGGTTCCGGCTTAAGGGTTTATTTTCTTGGTGCAGCGCCCGGCGTAGCTCTGCGCGCCGCCCAGAACGCCCAGGCCCGCTGGGGCATTCAGGTGTGTGGGGTGCAGGATGGCTACTTCACCAACGAGGAAGACGTGGTAGAGGCCATAAGACAGGCCCAGCCCGATCTCCTGGTGGTGGGCATGGGTGAGCGGCAGGACACTTTTATTCACCGCAACAAGGCCCGATTGGGTGCCAAGGTCGCTATTGGCGTGGGCGGTATGATTGATGTTTTGGCCGGAGAGGTCAAGCGGGTGCCGGTCTGGGCGCAAAAGCTCAAGATTGAGTGGCTGGTACGCATTGCGCTTGACCGTCGGCGCTGGGGCCGATTCCCAAGGTTGCTCCACTTTGTGCGCCTGGTGTTGCGAGAAAAGCTACGCCATCTGTGGCCTAAGGGCACACATCGCGGCATCTGA
- a CDS encoding peptidylprolyl isomerase, with product MRPLLGVSCRGESMNLKLAIFLITALWSLVMAQSDPVVATVASITITKSQFDLQFGLFVRDAERQRGQAYSEEALAVLKPRFLERMAHDQAIVLGAEAAGFAASKEAVEAAIEEIKADFESEEELVRALKEAGIPSLEAYRGLVYEALTYNAYLEHLLQQLQISEPALRMLYLVSKQQFAVPTRYCSSHILVGTAQEASQVIVRLGKGEKFADLAKELSQDPGSKDEGGDLGCEPRGTYVAPFEQALMTLKPGESSKTPVKTEFGYHVILLNRIEAAGFQTFDQVKGELDQTVRRAALQKVLDSIVSRTPIQLFPENL from the coding sequence TTGCGGCCGCTGCTGGGCGTAAGCTGCAGAGGTGAATCAATGAATCTGAAGCTCGCAATTTTCCTGATTACGGCTCTATGGTCACTGGTGATGGCCCAGTCTGACCCAGTGGTCGCAACTGTCGCCAGCATCACCATTACCAAAAGCCAGTTCGATCTGCAGTTTGGCCTATTTGTGCGCGATGCTGAGCGGCAACGCGGTCAGGCTTACAGCGAAGAAGCCTTAGCCGTACTCAAACCACGGTTCCTAGAACGTATGGCTCACGACCAGGCCATTGTTCTTGGAGCAGAAGCGGCGGGCTTTGCCGCCTCCAAGGAAGCGGTAGAAGCAGCCATCGAAGAGATAAAAGCCGATTTTGAAAGCGAAGAAGAGCTTGTCCGAGCCCTCAAGGAAGCTGGCATACCTAGCCTCGAGGCTTATCGTGGGTTGGTGTACGAGGCGCTGACCTACAATGCCTACCTCGAGCATCTCCTCCAACAACTACAAATCAGTGAGCCAGCCCTACGGATGCTTTATCTGGTCTCCAAACAGCAGTTTGCAGTACCCACGCGGTACTGCTCCTCCCATATTCTGGTAGGCACGGCCCAGGAAGCCAGTCAGGTAATCGTCCGGCTGGGCAAGGGCGAAAAGTTCGCCGATCTGGCCAAAGAGCTTTCACAGGATCCCGGTAGCAAAGACGAAGGTGGCGATCTCGGCTGTGAACCCAGAGGCACCTATGTGGCCCCCTTCGAGCAAGCCTTAATGACGCTAAAACCAGGCGAAAGCTCTAAAACACCTGTCAAAACCGAGTTTGGATATCATGTCATTTTGCTCAATCGCATCGAAGCTGCCGGTTTCCAAACCTTTGACCAAGTTAAGGGTGAGCTCGACCAGACAGTCAGGCGGGCTGCCTTACAAAAGGTGCTGGACAGTATCGTAAGTCGCACCCCTATACAACTCTTCCCCGAGAATTTATAG
- the hemG gene encoding protoporphyrinogen oxidase: MSKVIIVGGGLSGLAAAYWASEAGLEVYLVEAAHNLGGCHRTVTLEGRFFDLGDEYFDAQPSTLLELCSQVGLEPQPFPKLQRVVRLRGQDWVLPSGFNPVTGYGLHQLATLPFGPGVKWRLAAERFVPAATVKDESLDAFVRRRLGPEIWEVLEPFLSAILGGPAEEAATPEAFAALLELERQGGLMVASRRLKTEGRWSLAGGMGSLVQALGTHLLSKARIFTGQEALAITRDKGRWQVHTPGGRLEAEAVVLALPAPRAARVFRPSAPQMTALLNQFPYRHSAKAFLLFRHTGPEAGPVEYYWAKTESYVGSSLRLSQLEPELTLALVQFIGDVAHTADAELSRLAQQDLSRYLQTQVRPLAAWVFRQPYSRPQFTPGHTRRLEALEQALVHAPGLFLTGSYLAGPGLARQIAYSHKITQHLLNFLALSALQAD; the protein is encoded by the coding sequence ATGAGCAAAGTGATCATCGTCGGCGGAGGGCTTTCGGGGTTAGCCGCGGCCTATTGGGCCTCCGAAGCCGGTCTGGAGGTTTATTTGGTCGAGGCCGCCCACAACCTGGGGGGGTGCCATCGAACAGTAACGCTAGAGGGACGATTTTTTGATCTGGGCGATGAGTATTTTGATGCGCAGCCCAGCACCCTGCTTGAACTTTGTTCCCAGGTGGGCTTGGAGCCACAACCCTTCCCTAAGCTCCAGCGGGTAGTGCGGCTACGAGGGCAGGACTGGGTCTTGCCTTCTGGCTTCAACCCAGTGACGGGATATGGCCTGCATCAGTTGGCGACTCTGCCCTTTGGCCCTGGGGTCAAGTGGCGGCTGGCCGCGGAGCGCTTTGTACCCGCAGCCACGGTCAAGGACGAGTCGCTGGACGCCTTTGTTCGCCGGAGACTGGGCCCGGAAATTTGGGAGGTGCTGGAGCCTTTTCTAAGTGCGATACTGGGCGGCCCGGCGGAGGAGGCCGCAACCCCAGAAGCTTTCGCTGCCCTGCTCGAGCTCGAGCGTCAGGGGGGCCTTATGGTCGCCAGCCGTCGGCTCAAGACAGAGGGCCGCTGGTCCCTGGCTGGCGGCATGGGTAGCCTGGTTCAGGCTCTGGGTACCCACCTATTGTCCAAGGCGCGGATTTTTACCGGGCAGGAGGCCCTGGCTATAACCCGCGATAAGGGGCGGTGGCAGGTGCACACACCTGGGGGTAGGCTCGAGGCAGAAGCAGTGGTGCTCGCGCTTCCAGCGCCACGCGCGGCCAGGGTATTTAGGCCCTCGGCTCCGCAGATGACCGCTTTGCTCAACCAGTTCCCCTACCGCCACAGTGCGAAGGCTTTCCTGCTTTTCCGCCACACCGGGCCTGAGGCCGGGCCGGTAGAGTATTACTGGGCTAAGACAGAAAGCTATGTCGGTTCGTCCCTCCGGCTGTCCCAGCTTGAGCCGGAGCTGACCCTGGCGCTTGTTCAGTTTATCGGAGATGTGGCTCACACTGCCGATGCCGAGCTTTCCCGCCTAGCCCAGCAGGATCTTTCCAGATACCTGCAAACCCAGGTTCGCCCGTTGGCTGCCTGGGTTTTTCGCCAGCCCTATTCCAGGCCACAGTTCACGCCGGGCCACACCCGTCGGCTCGAGGCCCTCGAGCAAGCCCTGGTGCATGCACCGGGTCTTTTCCTTACTGGTAGCTACCTGGCTGGCCCTGGCCTGGCCCGTCAGATTGCATACAGTCACAAGATCACCCAGCACCTGCTCAACTTCCTGGCCCTCTCTGCACTTCAGGCCGACTGA
- a CDS encoding ABC transporter ATP-binding protein, with translation MRNALPIVDNTPVLEVTNLGFAYDEVRLFQDLSFSLCAGEARVILGPSGSGKTTLLHLLAGLLNLQQGDIRWQGQSIRGQGEETLAQRRLRFTGLVFQHHYLQAELTALENILVPGYLAGEIDTAWGQELLHRIGLQGRANLFPKALSGGERQRIAVARALYNRPKLLLADEPTGSLDRRNAERVWELLLSLAKDLGTAVIIATHDEHLARGLPEIRLA, from the coding sequence GTGCGTAACGCTTTGCCAATAGTAGATAACACACCAGTTCTGGAAGTCACAAATCTGGGCTTTGCCTACGACGAAGTGAGGCTATTCCAAGACCTCAGCTTCTCGCTCTGCGCGGGTGAGGCTCGGGTCATTCTGGGCCCCTCGGGTAGTGGCAAAACCACCCTTTTACACCTGCTGGCAGGGCTGCTCAACCTCCAGCAAGGCGACATCCGGTGGCAAGGACAAAGCATTCGGGGGCAGGGCGAGGAAACCCTGGCCCAGCGGCGGTTGCGCTTCACTGGCCTGGTTTTTCAACATCACTATTTACAAGCAGAGCTTACTGCCCTTGAGAACATCCTGGTTCCGGGGTATCTGGCAGGTGAAATAGATACCGCCTGGGGTCAGGAGCTGCTGCATCGCATCGGGCTGCAAGGCCGCGCCAACCTGTTCCCCAAAGCCCTTTCCGGCGGTGAGCGGCAGCGGATCGCGGTAGCTCGAGCCCTCTACAACCGGCCCAAGCTACTGTTGGCCGACGAGCCTACCGGCAGCCTGGATCGGCGCAATGCTGAGCGGGTTTGGGAACTTCTGCTAAGTTTGGCTAAAGACCTGGGCACTGCGGTAATCATCGCAACCCACGACGAGCATCTAGCGCGAGGCCTTCCCGAGATACGCTTGGCCTAG
- a CDS encoding Crp/Fnr family transcriptional regulator, which translates to MLADTQVLAKTPLFQGVPPQALEVAREAFVTRNYPAGKLIFEAGDMGAALYIVQSGQVRIYRTYLDGRERMFAYLGPGEVFGEMSLLDDQPRSASAETTVDSVLLVLYQDAYWSLVRKWPEILHNLATILARRLREADLELEVLSFEEARGRVAYALTKLRKQRYGDGLRMKLTHQELAQLSGTSRETVTRVLHALREEELVKVGSGYVEILDPAGLEEVLFGLR; encoded by the coding sequence ATGTTGGCTGACACACAGGTACTTGCCAAGACCCCGCTATTCCAAGGGGTGCCTCCGCAGGCCCTCGAGGTGGCCCGGGAGGCATTTGTTACCCGCAACTATCCTGCGGGCAAATTGATATTCGAAGCAGGAGATATGGGGGCTGCACTCTATATTGTGCAAAGCGGCCAGGTTCGCATTTACCGTACCTACCTGGATGGCCGGGAGCGGATGTTCGCTTACCTGGGCCCTGGGGAGGTATTCGGCGAGATGAGCCTGCTGGACGATCAGCCCCGCAGCGCCTCAGCCGAGACCACGGTAGACTCCGTTCTCTTGGTTCTGTATCAGGACGCTTACTGGAGCCTGGTGCGCAAATGGCCGGAAATCCTGCACAACCTGGCCACTATTCTGGCCCGCCGCTTGCGTGAGGCCGACCTCGAGCTCGAGGTGCTCTCCTTCGAGGAAGCCCGGGGCCGGGTGGCCTACGCCCTGACCAAGCTCCGCAAGCAGCGCTACGGCGATGGGCTCAGGATGAAACTAACCCACCAGGAGCTGGCCCAGCTTTCTGGAACCAGCCGCGAGACGGTAACCCGTGTTCTGCACGCTTTGCGCGAAGAAGAGCTGGTTAAGGTGGGGTCGGGTTACGTGGAAATTCTCGATCCGGCGGGGCTGGAAGAAGTTTTGTTCGGTTTGCGCTAA
- a CDS encoding 2-phosphosulfolactate phosphatase — MRLRADLVPQDNLSYPDVVLVVDVIRATTTATAFLEAGADALYLTPDLESARAFRDTDVVLAGEEGGLKPAGFDYGNSPREALEAPVGGKIVVMSTTNGTRTAHLAARSAKHVLLASLFNAHAAARLAHQLATEEVAILCAGKEGRIGLDDVYTAGVLAEFLQIMGSYELEDGALTALTTRRAYPDPLEPLHLSGAAQALRQVGLEADVPFCAQIAASPAVGMLEGRVGEALIFKRAQRPSNSGQG; from the coding sequence ATGCGCTTACGGGCCGATCTAGTTCCCCAAGACAACCTGAGTTATCCCGATGTGGTGTTGGTGGTTGATGTGATTCGAGCCACTACCACCGCCACTGCTTTTCTGGAAGCAGGGGCCGATGCTCTGTACCTTACGCCCGATCTGGAAAGCGCCCGGGCTTTTCGGGATACCGATGTGGTGCTGGCCGGGGAGGAAGGGGGGCTAAAACCCGCGGGTTTCGACTATGGCAACTCGCCACGGGAAGCCCTGGAAGCGCCGGTGGGCGGCAAAATTGTGGTGATGAGCACCACCAACGGCACCCGCACCGCGCACCTGGCGGCCCGCAGCGCCAAGCACGTACTGCTGGCCTCGCTCTTCAACGCCCACGCCGCGGCCCGTCTGGCCCACCAACTGGCTACCGAGGAGGTGGCTATCCTGTGTGCTGGCAAGGAAGGCCGGATTGGCCTGGACGACGTCTACACCGCAGGGGTGCTGGCCGAGTTTTTGCAGATTATGGGCTCATATGAGCTGGAAGACGGCGCGCTGACGGCTCTCACCACGCGCCGGGCCTACCCCGACCCGCTCGAGCCCCTTCACCTGTCCGGCGCGGCCCAGGCCCTGCGCCAGGTGGGCCTCGAGGCCGATGTGCCTTTTTGCGCCCAGATCGCGGCCTCGCCGGCGGTGGGGATGCTCGAGGGCCGGGTGGGGGAGGCCCTCATTTTTAAGCGAGCCCAGCGGCCCAGCAACAGCGGCCAGGGCTAG
- the asnS gene encoding asparagine--tRNA ligase — translation MQRVFIEEIAKYDGQEVVIRGWLTGRRSKGKIHFLQLRDGTGFMQATAFKGELPDAEFEEADHLPQETALEVRGLVRADSRAPGGYELSVRGLRVISRPSREYPITPKEHGVDFLMDHRHLYLRHRRAWAVLRVRDELERAIHDFFHARGFVRLDAPILTPNAVEGTTDLFEVDLFDGEKAYLSQSGQLYAEAGAMAFGKVYTFGPTFRAERSKTRRHLLEFWMIEPEVAFMTHEENMQLQEDLVVYLVGRVLENRKLELEMLERDTSVLETTAQGHYLRIPYTQALEMVNQIAQSKPDLELTPLQWGDDFGAPHEAALTAQFDRPIFVEKYPAAIKAFYMQPDPDDPRLVKNADMLAPEGVGEIIGGSERIHDPELLRQKIREHNLPEEVFDWYMDLRLFGTVPHAGFGIGLERTVRWICGIEHIREAIPFPRMYTRMRP, via the coding sequence GTGCAAAGGGTTTTTATTGAGGAAATCGCAAAGTACGACGGGCAAGAGGTCGTCATCCGGGGCTGGCTGACCGGCCGCCGCTCCAAGGGCAAGATCCACTTTTTGCAACTGCGCGACGGCACCGGCTTCATGCAGGCTACCGCCTTCAAGGGCGAGCTGCCCGACGCCGAGTTCGAGGAGGCCGACCACCTACCCCAGGAAACTGCCCTGGAGGTAAGGGGGCTGGTGCGGGCCGATAGCCGGGCCCCCGGCGGCTACGAGCTTTCAGTGCGGGGGCTACGGGTAATCTCCCGGCCCAGCCGGGAGTATCCCATCACCCCCAAAGAGCACGGGGTAGATTTCCTGATGGATCACCGCCACCTCTATCTGCGCCACCGGCGGGCCTGGGCGGTGCTGCGGGTACGCGACGAGCTCGAGCGGGCCATCCACGACTTTTTTCACGCGCGGGGTTTCGTTCGGCTGGATGCCCCCATCCTGACCCCCAACGCCGTGGAGGGCACCACCGACCTGTTCGAGGTGGATCTGTTCGACGGGGAGAAGGCCTACCTCTCGCAGTCGGGCCAGCTCTACGCCGAGGCTGGGGCCATGGCCTTTGGCAAGGTGTATACCTTTGGCCCCACCTTCCGGGCCGAGCGCAGCAAAACCCGGCGCCACCTGCTCGAGTTCTGGATGATCGAGCCGGAGGTGGCCTTCATGACCCACGAGGAAAACATGCAGCTTCAGGAAGACCTGGTGGTCTACCTGGTGGGGCGGGTACTGGAAAACCGAAAGCTCGAGCTGGAGATGCTCGAGCGCGACACCAGCGTGCTGGAAACCACCGCCCAGGGCCATTACCTTCGCATCCCCTACACCCAGGCCCTGGAAATGGTCAACCAGATCGCCCAGAGCAAGCCCGATCTGGAGCTCACCCCCCTGCAATGGGGCGACGACTTCGGCGCCCCCCACGAAGCCGCCCTCACCGCGCAGTTCGACCGGCCCATTTTTGTGGAGAAGTACCCGGCGGCCATCAAGGCCTTCTACATGCAGCCCGACCCCGACGACCCCCGCCTGGTCAAAAACGCCGATATGCTGGCCCCCGAAGGGGTGGGCGAGATTATCGGCGGCTCGGAGCGCATCCACGACCCCGAACTGCTGCGCCAGAAGATCCGGGAGCACAACCTGCCCGAGGAGGTGTTCGACTGGTACATGGACTTGAGGCTATTTGGAACGGTGCCCCACGCCGGGTTTGGGATTGGCCTCGAGCGCACCGTGCGCTGGATCTGTGGAATTGAGCACATCCGCGAGGCCATCCCCTTCCCGCGTATGTACACCCGGATGCGGCCCTAG